In the Ornithinimicrobium pratense genome, CGTTGGGTCCGCTGGAGCAGCTGCGCGCCGGGCGACTGGGTCTGCGGATCCCGCAGCTGGTGCTCGGGCTGGTGCTCTACGGCGTCTCGATGGCCCTGCTCATCCGCGGCGCCCTGGGGGTCATGCCCTGGGACGTGCTGCACCAGGGCCTGGCCCGGCACGTGCCGCTGACCTTCGGCCAGGTGGTCATCCTCACCTCGGTGGCGGTGCTGCTGATCTGGGTCCCGCTGCGCCAGTCACCGGGCCTGGGGACGGTGGCCAACGCGGTCCTTGTCGGGCTGGTCGTCGACCCGGTCCTGTCCTGGGTGGACCCGCCGGAGGGCTGGCTTCCCCGGATCGGGCTGATGACGGCCGGGATCATGCTCAACGCCCTGGCGACGGCGATGTACAT is a window encoding:
- a CDS encoding YczE/YyaS/YitT family protein yields the protein MTSHRRERVSARAADPRRQLQALGPLEQLRAGRLGLRIPQLVLGLVLYGVSMALLIRGALGVMPWDVLHQGLARHVPLTFGQVVILTSVAVLLIWVPLRQSPGLGTVANAVLVGLVVDPVLSWVDPPEGWLPRIGLMTAGIMLNALATAMYIGAQLGPGPRDGLMTGLARTTGRSIRLVRTLIEVGVVVVGFVLGGVLGLGTVLYALFIGPLTQLLLPWLVVPVQPARSQPDPGLLQPPG